In Mus pahari unplaced genomic scaffold, PAHARI_EIJ_v1.1 scaffold_10944_1, whole genome shotgun sequence, the following are encoded in one genomic region:
- the LOC110315057 gene encoding T-cell surface glycoprotein YE1/48-like isoform X1, with protein MSEEEVTYSTVRFHKSSGLQKQVRPGETKGPREAGYRKCSVPWQLIVSALGILCFLLLVTVSALTIKIFQYVQQKHELQITLKCHDNCTTMLSDINLKHELLKNKAIKHRPGNDLLESLNREQNRWYKETKTVLDSSQHKGRGVEIYWFCYGIKCYYFIMDRKPWSGCKQACQNSSLSLLKIDDEYELKFLKLLVPSDSYWIGLSYDNKKKDWAWIDNGPSKLVLNTMKYNVRDGGCIFLSKTRLDNINCDNSYFCICGKRLDKFPD; from the exons ATGAGTGAGGAGGAGGTCACTTACTCAACTGTAAGATTTCATAAGTCTTCAGGATTGCAGAAACAAGTGAGGCCTGGGGAGACTAAAGGGCCCAGAGAAGCTGGATACAGAA agtgTTCAGTCCCCTGGCAGCTCATTGTGAGTGCTCTTGGAAtcctctgtttccttcttctgGTAACTGTTTCAGCGTTGACAATAAAAA TTTTTCAGTATGTTCAACAAAAACATGAACTGCAGATTACTCTAAAATGCCATGATAACTGCACCACCATGCTAAGTGACATCAACTTGAAACATGAACTACTGAAAAATAAGGCTATAAAGCATCGTCCAGGCAATGATCTTCTGGAATCCCTCAACAGGGAACAGAACAGGTGGTACAAAGAAACCAAGACTGTTTTAGATTCCTCACAGCACAAAG GCAGAGGTGTTGAAATATACTGGTTCTGCTATGgtataaaatgttattatttcatCATGGACAGAAAACCATGGAGTGGATGTAAACAGGCCTGCCAAAATTCCAGCTTATCTCTTCTGAAGATAGATGATGAGTACGAACTG AAGTTCCTTAAGCTCCTGGTTCCTTCAGACAGTTACTGGATTGGATTGTCATatgataataagaaaaaagattGGGCATGGATTGACAATGGCCCATCTAAACT tGTCTTGAACACAATGAAATACAATGTAAGAGATGGAGGATGTATATTCTTATCTAAAACAAGACTAGACAATATTAACTGTGATAATTCATACTTCTGTATTTGTGGGAAGAGACTGGATAAATTCCCTGATTGA
- the LOC110315057 gene encoding T-cell surface glycoprotein YE1/48-like isoform X3, translated as MSEEEVTYSTVRFHKSSGLQKQVRPGETKGPREAGYRIFQYVQQKHELQITLKCHDNCTTMLSDINLKHELLKNKAIKHRPGNDLLESLNREQNRWYKETKTVLDSSQHKGRGVEIYWFCYGIKCYYFIMDRKPWSGCKQACQNSSLSLLKIDDEYELKFLKLLVPSDSYWIGLSYDNKKKDWAWIDNGPSKLVLNTMKYNVRDGGCIFLSKTRLDNINCDNSYFCICGKRLDKFPD; from the exons ATGAGTGAGGAGGAGGTCACTTACTCAACTGTAAGATTTCATAAGTCTTCAGGATTGCAGAAACAAGTGAGGCCTGGGGAGACTAAAGGGCCCAGAGAAGCTGGATACAGAA TTTTTCAGTATGTTCAACAAAAACATGAACTGCAGATTACTCTAAAATGCCATGATAACTGCACCACCATGCTAAGTGACATCAACTTGAAACATGAACTACTGAAAAATAAGGCTATAAAGCATCGTCCAGGCAATGATCTTCTGGAATCCCTCAACAGGGAACAGAACAGGTGGTACAAAGAAACCAAGACTGTTTTAGATTCCTCACAGCACAAAG GCAGAGGTGTTGAAATATACTGGTTCTGCTATGgtataaaatgttattatttcatCATGGACAGAAAACCATGGAGTGGATGTAAACAGGCCTGCCAAAATTCCAGCTTATCTCTTCTGAAGATAGATGATGAGTACGAACTG AAGTTCCTTAAGCTCCTGGTTCCTTCAGACAGTTACTGGATTGGATTGTCATatgataataagaaaaaagattGGGCATGGATTGACAATGGCCCATCTAAACT tGTCTTGAACACAATGAAATACAATGTAAGAGATGGAGGATGTATATTCTTATCTAAAACAAGACTAGACAATATTAACTGTGATAATTCATACTTCTGTATTTGTGGGAAGAGACTGGATAAATTCCCTGATTGA
- the LOC110315057 gene encoding T-cell surface glycoprotein YE1/48-like isoform X2 — MSEEEVTYSTVRFHKSSGLQKQVRPGETKGPREAGYRIPWQLIVSALGILCFLLLVTVSALTIKIFQYVQQKHELQITLKCHDNCTTMLSDINLKHELLKNKAIKHRPGNDLLESLNREQNRWYKETKTVLDSSQHKGRGVEIYWFCYGIKCYYFIMDRKPWSGCKQACQNSSLSLLKIDDEYELKFLKLLVPSDSYWIGLSYDNKKKDWAWIDNGPSKLVLNTMKYNVRDGGCIFLSKTRLDNINCDNSYFCICGKRLDKFPD; from the exons ATGAGTGAGGAGGAGGTCACTTACTCAACTGTAAGATTTCATAAGTCTTCAGGATTGCAGAAACAAGTGAGGCCTGGGGAGACTAAAGGGCCCAGAGAAGCTGGATACAGAA TCCCCTGGCAGCTCATTGTGAGTGCTCTTGGAAtcctctgtttccttcttctgGTAACTGTTTCAGCGTTGACAATAAAAA TTTTTCAGTATGTTCAACAAAAACATGAACTGCAGATTACTCTAAAATGCCATGATAACTGCACCACCATGCTAAGTGACATCAACTTGAAACATGAACTACTGAAAAATAAGGCTATAAAGCATCGTCCAGGCAATGATCTTCTGGAATCCCTCAACAGGGAACAGAACAGGTGGTACAAAGAAACCAAGACTGTTTTAGATTCCTCACAGCACAAAG GCAGAGGTGTTGAAATATACTGGTTCTGCTATGgtataaaatgttattatttcatCATGGACAGAAAACCATGGAGTGGATGTAAACAGGCCTGCCAAAATTCCAGCTTATCTCTTCTGAAGATAGATGATGAGTACGAACTG AAGTTCCTTAAGCTCCTGGTTCCTTCAGACAGTTACTGGATTGGATTGTCATatgataataagaaaaaagattGGGCATGGATTGACAATGGCCCATCTAAACT tGTCTTGAACACAATGAAATACAATGTAAGAGATGGAGGATGTATATTCTTATCTAAAACAAGACTAGACAATATTAACTGTGATAATTCATACTTCTGTATTTGTGGGAAGAGACTGGATAAATTCCCTGATTGA